Proteins co-encoded in one Paracoccus aestuarii genomic window:
- the rbfA gene encoding 30S ribosome-binding factor RbfA: protein MAQNRNSQGPKQRQLRVGELIRRTLADTLSRADVHDPDLNRHSITVAEVSMSTDLKVATAYVLPLGGREAPEALAALRRNAPELRHLVAKAMTLKYAPELRFQLDETFDRMDDTRRMFADERVRRDVEAGRADDDDAQA from the coding sequence ATGGCACAGAACCGCAATTCCCAAGGCCCCAAGCAGCGCCAGCTGCGCGTGGGCGAGCTGATCCGCCGCACGCTGGCCGACACGCTGTCGCGCGCGGATGTGCATGATCCCGACCTGAACCGGCATTCCATCACCGTGGCCGAGGTGTCGATGTCCACCGACCTGAAGGTGGCCACGGCCTATGTCCTGCCCCTGGGCGGCCGCGAGGCGCCCGAGGCGCTGGCCGCCCTGCGCCGCAACGCGCCCGAGCTGCGCCACCTGGTCGCCAAGGCGATGACGCTGAAATACGCGCCCGAGCTGCGGTTCCAGCTGGACGAGACCTTCGACCGCATGGACGACACCCGCCGCATGTTCGCCGATGAACGCGTCCGCCGCGATGTCGAGGCGGGCCGCGCGGATGACGACGATGCCCAGGCCTGA
- a CDS encoding phosphodiester glycosidase family protein, producing MPRPDLSRRLAVALGMMVAWAMPASASVRCDRVDHDGQGYVLCAVPAAQEPALRLWQDGPDGRPLRNFAALRRSLDGSEALAFAMNAGMFHADYRAVGLLVIDGEELSPIVTGASNDNFGMLPNGVFCSGGARPFDVIESRAFADARPECRLATQSGPMLVIEGELHPRFLVDSTSRYIRNGVGVSADGQTAWFAISNRPVTFHEFGRFFRDGLGARDALYFDGSVSRLYAPSVNRADFGRSMGPIIGLVGQTPD from the coding sequence ATGCCCAGGCCTGACCTGTCGCGCCGCCTGGCCGTCGCCCTGGGCATGATGGTGGCCTGGGCGATGCCGGCATCGGCATCGGTGCGCTGCGACCGGGTGGATCACGACGGGCAGGGCTATGTCCTCTGCGCGGTGCCGGCCGCGCAGGAACCCGCGCTGCGCCTGTGGCAGGACGGCCCCGACGGGCGGCCGCTGCGCAACTTCGCCGCCCTGCGCCGCAGCCTGGACGGGTCCGAGGCGCTGGCCTTCGCGATGAATGCCGGGATGTTCCATGCCGATTACCGCGCCGTGGGCCTTCTGGTCATCGACGGAGAGGAGCTGTCACCTATCGTCACCGGCGCCAGCAACGACAATTTCGGCATGCTGCCCAACGGGGTCTTCTGTTCGGGCGGCGCGCGCCCCTTCGACGTGATCGAAAGCCGCGCCTTTGCCGATGCGCGCCCCGAATGCCGCCTGGCCACGCAATCCGGCCCGATGCTGGTCATCGAGGGCGAGCTGCATCCCCGGTTCCTGGTCGATTCGACCAGCCGCTATATCCGCAACGGCGTGGGCGTGTCGGCGGATGGGCAGACCGCGTGGTTCGCGATCTCGAACCGGCCGGTGACGTTTCACGAATTCGGGCGGTTCTTCCGCGACGGGCTGGGGGCGCGGGATGCGCTCTATTTCGACGGGTCGGTGTCGCGGCTCTATGCGCCCTCGGTCAATCGCGCGGATTTCGGGCGCAGCATGGGGCCGATCATCGGCCTGGTGGGGCAGACGCCCGACTGA
- the truB gene encoding tRNA pseudouridine(55) synthase TruB — MARKKGREVNGWLIVDKPAGVTSTAVVAKVRWALDAKKAGHAGTLDPDATGVLAVALGEATKTVPIVTDALKCYDFTVTWGAETTTDDASGDVIRSADARPDADAIRAALPALTGEIMQVPPAFSAVKVDGERAYDLAREGVEMELAARPLWVESLTLLEAGPDTARLEMVCGKGGYVRSIARDLGRALGCLGHVAHLRRTWSGPFEAQDGVAFDRIDRSEQAWLDECLRPLETGLSDLPMLRATPEGAIRIRNGNPGQVTDGAEWGELVWVRDAAGPVCIGRYQGGMVQPERVFNL; from the coding sequence ATGGCGCGCAAGAAGGGCCGCGAGGTCAATGGCTGGCTGATCGTGGACAAGCCCGCCGGGGTGACCTCGACCGCGGTGGTGGCCAAGGTCAGATGGGCGCTGGACGCCAAGAAGGCGGGCCATGCCGGCACGCTGGACCCCGACGCCACGGGCGTTCTGGCCGTCGCCCTGGGCGAGGCGACAAAGACCGTGCCCATCGTCACCGACGCGCTGAAATGCTATGACTTCACCGTCACCTGGGGGGCCGAGACGACGACCGACGACGCCTCGGGCGATGTGATCCGCAGCGCCGATGCGCGCCCGGATGCGGATGCGATCCGCGCCGCCCTGCCCGCCCTGACGGGCGAGATCATGCAGGTCCCCCCGGCCTTTTCCGCCGTCAAGGTGGATGGCGAACGCGCCTATGACCTGGCCCGCGAGGGCGTCGAGATGGAGCTGGCCGCCCGCCCGCTCTGGGTCGAGAGCCTGACCCTGCTGGAGGCCGGTCCCGACACGGCCCGGCTGGAGATGGTCTGCGGCAAGGGCGGCTATGTCCGGTCCATCGCGCGCGACCTGGGGCGGGCCTTGGGATGCCTGGGCCATGTGGCGCATCTGCGCCGCACCTGGTCGGGCCCCTTCGAGGCGCAGGACGGCGTGGCCTTCGATCGCATCGACCGGTCCGAGCAGGCCTGGCTGGACGAATGCCTCCGCCCGCTGGAGACGGGCCTGTCGGACCTGCCGATGCTGCGCGCCACGCCCGAGGGCGCGATCCGCATCCGCAACGGCAATCCGGGCCAGGTGACCGACGGCGCCGAATGGGGCGAGCTTGTCTGGGTCCGCGACGCGGCAGGGCCGGTCTGCATCGGCCGGTACCAAGGCGGCATGGTCCAGCCGGAGCGGGTGTTCAACCTCTGA
- a CDS encoding TonB-dependent receptor domain-containing protein — protein MTRLTPRSLALAISAATVGPALAQDAAPILLDEIVITASGFAQSIADAPASITVLSGDELRRRNVTSLSDALRDVQGVATTGIANEQDITIRGLPGQYTLILVDGVRQGTRQSRTNGDAGYEQSFIPPVAAIERIEVVRGPMSSLYGSDAMGGVINIITRPVPARWGGSVSAEVTVPQRDRDGGTRQLSFSAGGPVVADVLGLQVWGRSLQRSEARVIDGARDRDLTDIAGRLTWTAAPGHDIRLEGGRTRIEDLGRVGRTIPAVDFRGTPQNDSLQTHDRNHRRLSYGGTWGDLRADLSVQRETGTRRTASGNGAVGLSPADRAPEVRNTVYDAKLTAPLSWRGSHVVTFGGQIDRARVRDQNPGLGDGAVHDFGTRQSAIFAEDEWRITPDLALTLGARAIEHREFGRHVTPRAYAVWQAGPSLTVKGGVSTGFRAPDVRAIVPGYFYTTERGAGVIVSNPGLSPEESTSYELAVLHEGGAVSLGATLFRTDFRDRIESFKTDDRITVGGQGFNRWDWRNIGRARLQGVELTADWDAGADVTLRAAYSLVDSEQRSGALSGLPLTRTPRHTASLTADWITPVDGLEAWGRVTYHGREIAAGARVGTNGRPYATDETGAVIAYEYGSALTADLGASWQVAPSVTLNGAIHNILDRDITMEANNTVGQGRSLWLGLSTDF, from the coding sequence ATGACCCGCCTGACCCCCCGAAGCCTTGCCTTGGCCATCAGCGCCGCGACCGTCGGCCCTGCCTTGGCCCAGGACGCCGCCCCCATCCTGCTGGACGAGATCGTCATCACCGCGTCCGGCTTTGCCCAATCCATCGCCGACGCACCCGCCAGCATCACCGTCCTGTCGGGCGACGAATTGCGCCGCCGCAACGTCACCAGCCTGTCCGACGCGCTGCGCGATGTGCAGGGCGTGGCCACGACCGGCATCGCCAATGAACAGGACATCACCATCCGCGGCCTGCCGGGCCAATACACGCTGATCCTGGTGGACGGCGTGCGCCAAGGCACGCGGCAGTCCCGCACCAATGGCGACGCGGGATACGAACAGAGCTTCATCCCCCCCGTCGCCGCGATCGAGCGCATCGAGGTCGTGCGCGGTCCGATGTCGTCGCTCTATGGGTCGGACGCGATGGGCGGGGTGATCAACATCATCACCCGCCCGGTGCCCGCCCGGTGGGGCGGCAGCGTCTCGGCCGAGGTGACGGTGCCGCAGCGCGACCGCGACGGCGGCACGCGGCAGCTGTCCTTTTCCGCGGGCGGGCCGGTCGTGGCGGATGTTCTGGGCCTGCAGGTCTGGGGCCGCAGCCTGCAGCGCAGCGAGGCGCGGGTCATCGACGGCGCGCGCGACCGCGACCTGACCGACATCGCCGGGCGCCTGACCTGGACCGCCGCCCCCGGCCATGACATCCGGCTGGAGGGCGGGCGCACCCGGATCGAGGATCTGGGCCGCGTGGGCCGCACCATCCCCGCCGTCGATTTCCGCGGCACCCCCCAGAATGACAGCCTGCAGACGCATGACCGTAACCATCGCCGGCTGAGCTATGGCGGGACCTGGGGCGATCTGCGCGCCGACCTGTCCGTCCAGCGCGAGACCGGCACCCGCCGCACCGCGTCGGGCAATGGCGCGGTGGGCCTGTCGCCCGCCGACCGCGCGCCCGAGGTGCGCAACACCGTCTATGACGCCAAGCTGACCGCGCCGCTGTCCTGGCGCGGCAGCCATGTCGTGACCTTCGGCGGCCAGATCGACCGGGCGCGGGTGCGCGACCAGAATCCCGGGCTGGGCGACGGGGCGGTCCATGATTTCGGCACGCGCCAATCGGCGATCTTTGCCGAGGACGAATGGCGCATCACCCCCGACCTGGCCCTGACCCTGGGCGCCCGCGCGATCGAGCATCGCGAATTCGGCCGCCATGTCACCCCGCGCGCCTATGCCGTCTGGCAGGCCGGCCCGTCGCTGACGGTCAAGGGCGGGGTCTCGACCGGGTTCCGGGCGCCGGATGTGCGCGCGATCGTGCCCGGCTATTTCTACACGACCGAGCGGGGGGCGGGGGTGATCGTCTCCAATCCCGGCCTCAGCCCCGAGGAAAGCACCAGCTATGAGCTGGCCGTCCTGCACGAGGGGGGCGCCGTCAGCCTGGGCGCGACGCTGTTCCGCACCGATTTCCGCGACCGGATCGAAAGCTTCAAGACCGATGACCGGATCACGGTCGGCGGCCAGGGCTTCAACCGGTGGGATTGGCGCAATATCGGCCGCGCCCGCCTGCAGGGGGTCGAGCTGACCGCCGATTGGGATGCGGGCGCGGACGTGACCCTGCGCGCCGCCTACAGCCTGGTGGATTCCGAACAGCGCAGCGGCGCGCTGTCGGGCCTGCCGCTGACCCGGACGCCGCGCCACACGGCCAGCCTGACCGCCGACTGGATCACCCCGGTGGACGGGCTGGAGGCCTGGGGCCGCGTCACCTATCACGGGCGCGAGATCGCGGCCGGGGCGCGGGTCGGCACGAACGGGCGGCCCTATGCCACGGACGAGACGGGGGCGGTCATCGCCTATGAATACGGATCGGCCCTGACCGCCGATCTGGGCGCGTCCTGGCAGGTGGCGCCGTCGGTCACGCTGAACGGCGCGATCCACAACATCCTGGACCGCGACATCACGATGGAGGCGAACAACACCGTGGGCCAAGGCCGCAGCCTGTGGCTGGGCCTGTCCACGGATTTCTGA
- a CDS encoding M10 family metallopeptidase C-terminal domain-containing protein, with protein MIDEIKLSAADSRPGASQRDLITDFNRGQGDRIDLSAIDADLRLAGDQAFSFLGTRAFTGDAGQLRFLQSGNKTIVLADQDGDRQADFGFEMSGRLMLMATDFIL; from the coding sequence GTGATTGATGAAATAAAGCTTTCCGCCGCCGATAGCCGCCCCGGTGCGAGCCAGCGCGACCTGATCACCGATTTCAATCGTGGGCAAGGCGACCGGATCGACCTGTCCGCGATCGACGCCGATCTGCGACTGGCGGGCGACCAGGCCTTTTCCTTCCTGGGCACCCGCGCCTTCACCGGCGATGCGGGGCAGCTGCGGTTCCTGCAATCGGGCAATAAAACCATCGTGCTGGCCGATCAGGACGGTGACCGTCAGGCCGATTTCGGGTTCGAGATGTCCGGGCGGCTGATGCTGATGGCGACGGATTTCATCCTCTGA
- a CDS encoding IS5-like element ISPaes2 family transposase (programmed frameshift), translated as MSDLYWLSDAQMERLKPFFPKSHGKPRVDDRRVLSGIIFINRNGLRWCDAPKEYGPAKTLYNRWKRWSDNGVFARIMVGLAAESAEHKTIMNDATYLTAHRTASSLGVKKGGRGRQIGRTKGGMNTKLHAVADAKGRPIGFFMSAGQVSDYTGAAALLGSLPKAEWPLADRGYDADWFRDALKDKGIKVCIPGRRSRKKVVKYDKRRYKRRNRIEIMFGRLKDWRRVATRYDRCPETFFSAIMLAATVLFWL; from the exons ATGAGTGATCTTTACTGGCTGAGCGACGCCCAAATGGAGCGTCTGAAACCGTTCTTTCCCAAGAGCCATGGCAAGCCCCGGGTCGATGATCGTCGCGTCCTCAGCGGCATAATTTTCATCAATCGTAATGGGTTGCGGTGGTGTGACGCGCCGAAGGAATACGGCCCGGCCAAAACCCTCTACAACCGCTGGAAGCGCTGGAGCGATAACGGGGTTTTTGCCCGGATCATGGTCGGCCTTGCCGCCGAGAGCGCCGAGCACAAGACGATCATGAATGACGCGACCTATCTCACGGCACACCGCACGGCCTCGAGCCTTGGGGTGA AAAAAGGGGGGCGCGGGCGCCAGATCGGGCGCACCAAAGGCGGTATGAACACCAAGTTGCACGCTGTCGCCGATGCGAAGGGGCGGCCGATCGGGTTCTTCATGTCGGCCGGCCAGGTTAGCGATTACACCGGCGCGGCGGCGCTGCTGGGCAGCCTGCCGAAGGCTGAGTGGCCTCTGGCCGACAGGGGCTACGACGCTGACTGGTTCAGAGACGCTTTGAAAGACAAGGGGATAAAGGTTTGCATCCCCGGACGGAGGTCCCGCAAGAAGGTCGTCAAATACGACAAGCGGCGTTACAAAAGGCGTAACCGCATCGAAATCATGTTCGGACGTCTGAAGGACTGGAGGCGCGTCGCAACCCGTTATGACCGCTGCCCGGAAACGTTCTTCTCAGCGATCATGCTCGCCGCAACCGTCTTGTTCTGGCTGTGA
- a CDS encoding NlpC/P60 family protein produces MDRRLTPATDRVALEDLRGLLDRPAWTAGRPARLVRPLADLCSDPGGARDRQVNFGAPLTVIEDRGDHSFVRADRDGYCGWLDRAAIGPADPAPTHRVTAPATHVYPRPDMKTREVMSLSMGAELAGAGPEGRFLRLATGGFVPIGHVGQDPATDPVAVARSLLGTPYLWGGNSRWGIDCSGLVQAALGACGIACPGDSDLQRQAFPESPAIDRGDLLFWPGHVAMAVSPQVMIHATAWTMSVTLEPIADALARIDAAGEGPFLGAHRPG; encoded by the coding sequence ATGGATCGGCGCCTGACCCCCGCCACCGACCGCGTCGCGCTGGAGGATCTGCGCGGCCTGCTGGACCGCCCCGCCTGGACGGCGGGCCGCCCGGCGCGGCTGGTCCGGCCCTTGGCCGACCTCTGCAGCGATCCCGGCGGCGCGCGGGACCGCCAGGTGAATTTCGGCGCGCCCCTGACGGTGATCGAGGATCGCGGCGATCACAGCTTTGTCCGCGCGGATCGCGACGGCTATTGCGGCTGGCTGGACCGGGCGGCGATCGGGCCCGCGGATCCCGCGCCCACGCATCGGGTGACGGCCCCCGCCACCCATGTCTATCCCCGCCCCGACATGAAGACGCGCGAGGTGATGTCCCTGTCCATGGGTGCCGAACTGGCCGGCGCCGGGCCCGAGGGCCGGTTCCTGCGCCTGGCCACCGGCGGCTTCGTCCCGATCGGCCATGTCGGTCAGGACCCGGCGACCGATCCGGTCGCGGTGGCGCGTTCGCTGCTGGGCACCCCCTATCTGTGGGGCGGCAACAGCCGGTGGGGGATCGACTGTTCGGGGCTGGTCCAGGCCGCCCTGGGGGCCTGCGGGATCGCCTGTCCGGGCGACAGCGACCTGCAGCGCCAGGCCTTTCCAGAAAGCCCCGCCATCGACCGCGGCGACCTGCTGTTCTGGCCCGGCCATGTCGCGATGGCCGTGTCACCGCAGGTCATGATCCATGCCACCGCATGGACCATGTCCGTCACGTTGGAGCCCATCGCCGACGCCTTGGCCCGCATCGACGCCGCGGGCGAGGGGCCGTTCCTGGGCGCGCACCGGCCGGGCTGA
- a CDS encoding leucyl aminopeptidase family protein — protein sequence MTPEFAPASDATLPLWAVWSDDPLPPDAGPWPAAAGFKAQAGQICLLPGADGALRGAILGLGDRARAGRDRFALARAQSLPAGDWHLAALPQGLDPDEAALGWLLGQYRFTRYKGTPGPSARLVCPEGVDADRGLAIAKGEFTTRDLINTPASDLGPDKLEAAARALANEVGAKVEVICGAALLKQNFPLIHAVGRAAASDPRLIDIRLGDEGPMVTIVGKGVCFDTGGLNLKPGGSMGLMKKDMGGAATALGLLQMLARSGDAAGLRLRVLIPAVENSVAGNAMRPGDVLASRKGLSVEVNNTDAEGRLVLADAMAYAAEEQPDLMISLATLTGAARVALGPDLPPFYCDDDAAAQAIQAAGMRVADPVWRMPFWDPYEAMIEPGIADLDNAPSGGMAGSITAALFLRRFAEGAGRYAHFDIYGWQPAAAPGRPKGGVGQAARAIMAALPQLTGR from the coding sequence ATGACGCCCGAATTCGCCCCCGCCTCCGACGCGACCCTGCCGCTCTGGGCGGTCTGGTCCGACGACCCGTTGCCCCCGGATGCCGGACCTTGGCCCGCGGCGGCGGGCTTCAAGGCGCAGGCGGGCCAGATCTGCCTGCTGCCCGGTGCCGACGGCGCGCTGCGCGGCGCGATCCTGGGCCTGGGCGACCGGGCGCGCGCCGGGCGCGACCGCTTCGCCCTGGCCCGCGCCCAATCCCTGCCCGCGGGCGACTGGCACCTGGCCGCCCTGCCCCAAGGCCTCGACCCCGACGAGGCCGCGCTCGGCTGGCTGCTGGGCCAGTACCGCTTCACCCGCTACAAGGGCACGCCCGGCCCCTCGGCCCGGCTGGTCTGCCCCGAGGGCGTGGATGCCGACCGCGGCCTGGCCATCGCCAAGGGCGAATTCACCACGCGCGACCTGATCAACACCCCCGCCAGCGACCTCGGCCCCGACAAGCTGGAGGCCGCGGCCCGCGCCCTGGCCAACGAGGTCGGCGCCAAGGTCGAGGTGATCTGCGGCGCCGCGCTGCTGAAGCAGAACTTTCCCCTGATCCACGCGGTCGGGCGCGCCGCGGCCAGCGATCCGCGGCTGATCGACATCCGCCTCGGGGATGAGGGTCCGATGGTCACCATCGTCGGCAAGGGGGTCTGCTTCGACACGGGCGGGCTGAACCTGAAGCCCGGCGGCTCGATGGGGCTGATGAAGAAGGACATGGGCGGGGCCGCCACCGCGCTCGGCCTGCTGCAGATGCTGGCCCGCAGCGGCGATGCGGCGGGGCTGCGGCTGCGCGTGCTGATCCCGGCGGTCGAGAACAGCGTCGCGGGCAATGCCATGCGCCCGGGCGACGTGCTGGCCAGCCGCAAGGGCCTGTCGGTCGAGGTGAACAACACCGATGCCGAGGGTCGCCTGGTCTTGGCCGATGCGATGGCCTATGCGGCCGAGGAACAGCCCGACCTGATGATCAGCCTGGCCACGCTGACCGGGGCCGCGCGGGTGGCGCTCGGGCCGGACCTGCCGCCTTTCTACTGCGATGACGACGCGGCGGCGCAGGCGATCCAGGCGGCGGGGATGCGGGTCGCGGACCCGGTCTGGCGCATGCCCTTCTGGGACCCCTACGAGGCGATGATCGAACCGGGCATCGCCGATCTGGACAACGCGCCCTCGGGCGGGATGGCGGGGTCGATCACCGCCGCCCTGTTCCTGCGCCGCTTTGCCGAAGGCGCCGGGCGCTACGCGCATTTCGACATCTATGGCTGGCAGCCCGCCGCCGCGCCCGGCCGCCCCAAGGGGGGCGTGGGCCAGGCCGCCCGCGCGATCATGGCCGCCCTGCCCCAGCTGACCGGCCGCTGA
- a CDS encoding carbonic anhydrase, protein MQTLSPLPQYLTKRYHGWKATSYAENSSWFRRLANEGQRPRAMVISCCDSRVHVTSIFGADSGEFFIHRNIANLVPPYAPDGLQHGTSAAIEYAVQALKVAHLIVVGHTRCGGVAGCHAMCSGAAPELEEKTSFVGRWMDILRPGYDRVKDLPAEDQVAALEREAVLVSIENLMTFPFVRAAVESGELSLHALVNDIAEGTLLQAEEGGRRWVQI, encoded by the coding sequence ATGCAGACCCTGTCCCCTTTGCCGCAATACCTGACCAAGCGCTATCACGGCTGGAAGGCCACGTCCTATGCCGAGAACAGCAGCTGGTTCCGCCGCCTGGCGAACGAGGGCCAGCGCCCGCGGGCCATGGTGATTTCATGCTGCGATTCGCGCGTCCATGTGACCAGCATCTTCGGCGCCGATTCGGGCGAGTTCTTCATCCATCGCAACATCGCCAACCTGGTGCCGCCCTATGCGCCCGACGGGCTGCAGCACGGCACCTCGGCCGCGATCGAATATGCGGTCCAGGCGCTGAAGGTCGCGCATCTGATCGTGGTGGGTCATACCCGCTGCGGCGGCGTGGCGGGGTGCCATGCCATGTGTTCCGGCGCCGCCCCCGAGCTGGAGGAGAAGACCAGCTTCGTCGGGCGCTGGATGGACATCCTGCGGCCCGGCTATGACCGGGTGAAGGACCTGCCGGCCGAGGATCAGGTCGCCGCGCTGGAACGCGAGGCGGTGCTGGTCTCGATCGAGAACCTGATGACCTTTCCCTTCGTCAGGGCGGCCGTCGAATCGGGGGAATTGTCGCTGCATGCGCTGGTCAACGACATCGCCGAGGGCACGCTGCTGCAGGCCGAGGAGGGGGGGCGGCGCTGGGTCCAGATCTGA
- a CDS encoding aspartate-semialdehyde dehydrogenase, translating to MGYKVVVAGATGNVGREMLNILDERQFPVDEIAVLASRRSQGTEVSFGDKTLKIKDIEQFDWTGWDIALFAIGSDATKIHAPKAAAAGCVVIDNSSLYRYDPDIPLIVPEVNPDAIHGYAKKNIIANPNCSTAQMVVALKPLHDRARIKRVVVSTYQSVSGAGKDGMDELWDQTKGMYVPGQEKPAKKFQKQIAFNVIPQIDVFMEDGSTKEEWKMVVETKKIVDPAIKVSATCVRVPVFVGHSESINIEFEDFLDEDEARDILREAPGIMVVDKREPGGYTTPVECVGEYATYISRIRQDGTVENGLNLWCVSDNLRKGAALNAVQIAELLGNKVLKKG from the coding sequence ATGGGTTACAAAGTCGTCGTCGCCGGCGCCACGGGCAATGTGGGCCGCGAAATGCTGAACATCCTCGATGAACGCCAGTTCCCCGTGGACGAGATCGCCGTCCTGGCCTCGCGCCGCAGCCAGGGGACCGAGGTCAGCTTTGGCGACAAGACCCTGAAGATCAAGGATATCGAACAGTTCGACTGGACCGGGTGGGACATCGCGCTGTTCGCCATCGGATCGGACGCGACCAAGATCCACGCCCCCAAGGCGGCGGCGGCGGGCTGCGTGGTGATCGACAACTCCTCGCTCTATCGCTACGACCCCGACATCCCGCTGATCGTGCCGGAGGTGAACCCGGACGCGATCCACGGCTATGCCAAGAAGAACATCATCGCCAACCCCAACTGCTCGACCGCGCAGATGGTCGTGGCGCTGAAGCCCTTGCATGACCGCGCGCGCATCAAGCGCGTCGTTGTCTCGACCTATCAATCGGTCAGCGGCGCGGGCAAGGACGGCATGGACGAGCTGTGGGACCAGACCAAGGGCATGTATGTCCCCGGACAGGAAAAGCCCGCCAAGAAGTTCCAGAAGCAGATCGCCTTCAACGTCATCCCCCAGATCGACGTCTTCATGGAAGACGGCTCGACCAAGGAGGAATGGAAGATGGTGGTCGAGACCAAGAAGATCGTCGACCCCGCCATCAAGGTCAGCGCGACCTGCGTGCGCGTGCCGGTCTTTGTCGGCCATTCGGAATCGATCAACATCGAATTCGAGGATTTCCTGGACGAGGACGAGGCTCGCGACATCCTGCGCGAGGCGCCGGGCATCATGGTCGTCGACAAGCGCGAGCCCGGCGGCTACACGACGCCGGTCGAATGCGTGGGTGAATATGCCACCTATATCAGCCGCATCCGCCAGGACGGCACGGTCGAGAACGGCCTGAACCTGTGGTGCGTCAGCGACAACCTGCGCAAGGGCGCGGCGCTGAACGCGGTGCAGATCGCCGAACTGCTGGGCAACAAGGTCCTGAAGAAGGGCTGA